The stretch of DNA CTGCAGCATGTTGGAATCTGCTGTTAGTAAGGTTAGTCTGCGAGGCAGTAAAGGAAGCTAAAACATGTTTAAAAGTGTtctgattagaggtcgaccgattaatcggaatggccaattaattagggccgatttcaagttttcataacaatcggaaaacaatatttttgggcaccgatttccgattattatttaaatatttataatgttttttaaaacattttttataccttttatttaactaggcaagtcaattaagaacacattcttattttcaatgactgcctaggaactgtgggttaactgccttgttcaggggcagaacgacagattttcgccttgtcagctcaggggtttcaatcttgcaaccgcacagttaactagtccaacactctaaccattgcactccacgagtagcctgcctgttacgcaaatgcagtagaagccaaggtaaattgctagctggcattaaacttatcttataaaaaacaatcaatcataatcactagttataactactaatccagtttagcaggcaatattaaccaggtgaaattgtgtcatttctcagggtatatgcaacaattttatgtaattatgacatacattgaaggttgtgcaatgtaataagaatatttagacttagggatgccacccgttagataaaataccgttagataaaataccgttagataaaataccgaacggttccgtatttcactgaaataataaacgttttgttttcgaaatgatagtttccaggtttcgatcatattaatgaccaaaggctcgtatttctgtgtgttattatgttataattaagtctgatttgatagagcagtctgactgagcagcagcaggcccataatcattcattcaaacagtactttcatgcgttttgccagcagctcttcacaagcacagcgctgtttatgacttcaagcctatcagcctaatggctggtgtaaccaatgtgaaatggttagctgggtatttttttttttttttttttacctttattttactaggcaagtcagttaagaacaaattcttattttcaatgacggcctaggaacagtgggttaactgcctgttcaggggcagaacgacagaacaacagattttgtaccttgtcagctcggggatttgaacttgcaacctttcggttactagtccaatgctctaaccactaggctacactgcgcTAATACCgcttcaaacgtcactcacttttagatttggagtagttattccccttgcactgcaagggccgtggcttttgtggagcgatgggtaacgatgcttcgagtgtggctgttgtcgatgtgttcctggttcgagcccaggtaggggcgaggagggggacggaagctatactgttacactggcaatactttagtgcctataagaacatccaatagtcagaggtatatgaaatacaaatggtatagagagcaatagtctaactaactaactaactaactaactacaacctaaaatctcttaccttggaatattgaagtctcatgttaaaaggaaccaccaactttcatatgttctcatgttctgagcaaggaacttaaacgttagcttttttacatggcacatattttacatggcacacatttttacatggcacatattactttcttctccaacactttgtttttgcattatttaaaccaaattgaacatgtttcattatttatttgaggctgaATAGAtgttattgatgttttatattaagttaaaataagtgttaattcattattgttgtaattgtcattattacaaataaaatatatacatataaaaaaatctgccgattTAATCGGCGTCtgcttttttgggtcctccaataatcggtatcggcgttgaaaaatcataatcggtcgacctctagttctgaTTAGGGTgagtataatttgtggaacgttccaacaggaatcggTTCTAAAAACTTTGTAAAgtacaaggttgccaacaaaATTCACCTAGCTAACTAAGCTGCCaaataggcatcaactcaccacgtagCTTAATCTTGATGTTTGTCCATCGGCTACCAGAGTGAGGACAGACATTTTTTGGGATAAACGTTGGGAGTGAAGAAAGTTATTAAATAGCCCACACCCTACCCGGTATCTTATTCTGCCCCTATACAACTTTCTATGCATGTTTTTTGGGAGCCTTGTTATTTACAATGTTTTTgcaacagattcctgttggatcgttccacaaattatacccacccttCTGATTATGGTGCATGCTTTTTCTTCAGACTAGTGAGTCTGTTACCCTTGACCTCTTAACCTATGCTGACCTGGAGCTCTTGCGGAACCGGAAGGCTGGAGTCGTTGGTCGTCCCCGAGCCCAACAGCAATCTCCTAACCTCAGTGCCAAAAGATACCTCATTCTTATCTACACTGTGGAATTTGACAGGTTTGTCTCTCTTTTAGTGATATCACTACCATAAGCTTGACTCAATCTCTGCTTGGAATGTACAACTGCGAAATTGCCATGTTAACCTTTCCCTATAGAATCCACTACCCCCTGCCCCTGCCCTACCATGGCAAGCCTGACCCTGCCGCCCTGCAGAAGGAGATCAGAGCCCTGAAGACTGAGCTAAACGCCCTGGCCAACCATGTAGGTCACAAACCAGCAGAGCCAGAGATACGCCGGCTACGGGCAGAGTAAGTTATGACATGTTACACTGTATTAATCAGGACAGTCTGTTGTTTTCTTCAGGTCAGAGGTTAAGGACCCTGACTGTTCTCTGTTGTTAGACTCACATtggtgagagaggagaaggaggcccTGGCCAAGGCTTTGGAGCGTCTGCAGTTAGTGGGGTCTGCTTCCACCCCTGGAGGAGGGGCTCGGGGGCTGAGAGAGGTGGTCAGGAGTTTAGAGGACCAGCTCCTCAGAGAGAGGGCCAAGAGTCAGCACTCAGCCAGCAAGAGGGGCCAGGAGCAGCGCCTCCAACTGGAGCAGGTTGGTCCTTGTTTGCATCATATTTCAAATAAGCATATACTCTGTAACTTTTATAACTTTTATAACTTTGAATAATTTAGAATGCCTGGCCTTCAGTTGATGCAAATAATGTAGTAACATAGATTCCTGCATatcaaaaaaatgtattgtgtgcaTGTCAACACTTGGAGTAGTCATTTTTGCGCCATTATAAGTAGGATTGCTTGGAGCTGATTCCATTGTTCAGCTGGTAGGCTAATTCTGACGTTTCCTGTCTCTCTTAGCTGGAGGAGCTAAGGGCATCAGAGCGAGCTCTACGGATTCGCGTTAAGAGTTTGACCAATGAACTGGCGTTGCTAAGACGAGGGTTAGTCAATCTAAGCATGTATGTCTttcctttttctttctctcttttactTTCACTCACTCCAACCTACTTACTCACTCACTCCTTACGATACTCTCCCTGTGGCTAATGTTGTATactatgtgtgtctgtttttagTAGGGTGACCAGTGGGGTGACCCCTGCCCTCTCTGGGTGCAGTTCCTCGCGGGGTGATGGGGAGATCAGGCGTTCACTATCTCGGGAACGTAGTTTGGGACGTGTTGTAGTTCGGGCTTGCTCAGGgtccagagagaggacagaagagaggggTCGGAGGTCAGAAGGCCAGAGGGCAGACTCCTCAGGGCCCCGCTCGTATGTCTCcagaccctcaccttctcccaCAGGTATCTTGTTTTTTCTGTCTCCTATAGGAGTTTGGAGTTGACTGGTAATTCAGCTTCAGGATACAATACAATTAAAGTTGACACCACCAAGTCTGAGTAAAGCTATCAGGGCTTGATTAACTGCTTGATCTGCTATCTTCAAGGAAAAATCCACTCAAAATCTTTTTGTAACAAAATATAGTTTGAGTGGATTTTCCCTTTAAGTATGAGCTCCCAGCCAATCCTGTCGTTCCTGTTTTCAGGTTCGCGGACGCCACGCTTTGACCCCACTGCATATATCCAGGACAGACAGCGCCGACTGAGAGAGGCGGAACTCAAAAAGTCAGTCTCATCTCCCTCTATCCATTTCACTGTCATAACTGTATCTGCAGTGCAAGCTTCTGCCAATTATAACAGTGTATTTTGCATGTGAGACACTGGTATAGGGATTTTCATGTTTTGAAATGCTCAAGGATTTCAAATGGCAACCCATTTTATCTTGTGCTAATAGGAAAACCAATACTGAGTGAAACGTTCCCTGTAATCATGACTTAACTTGGcctcctgtgttctctctctccgtcagCCAGAGAAAGGTCAGAAGAGAAATGTTAGCGTCACCTGTTCTGGAGAGGGGCCTAGAGAGGGGGCGGTCTCGGTCCAGGGAGGCTTATCCCCAGCTGACCAGGGCAGGCAGTGGGTGCAGAGGGAGGAGCTTATCAATTGAGAGTAGGAGAAGCAGACAGTCCTCTGATAATTCATTGGTGGAGTTGGATGAGTTGACAATCAGGTAATTTATGCTTTACCATGCTATATCACATGGTATTACAGTCCAAACTGGGTTTGTTTAAGTAAGTGAGAGATATTCTATTGCTTTACTGCATGTCTCAGAGAGTTCCTCATTTTGTTCTGTGTTTCAGAGGAAGGAAGCAGACCTACAATGGTCCAACCATGGTGAGTGTGGTGTGTTATTTTTTACAGCTTGTGATAGACCTTGATTTAACATATTTGTGTTGAGTGACAGTTATTTATTTTTGTAGCCCAGAGGAAGACATTTGACCAGGAAGCCCCATTGTAGCACTCCCACACACAGGGTACGATCAGACAAAGGTAACCGATCAATGCCTACTCTTCAATCTAAAGTTTAATCAGAGTCAGTTAGCTCAAAATGAATGTACTTTTAATATGAGCCCTGGTGACACATTCTGTGTGAGAACCTTGCTGAAACCAATGATTTACAATTGTCTGTGCATTGCTTGACCTTTACCCAGAAGGCTCCATAGATGGGGCTGACCTGTCAGAGATCGATGCCCGGCTGCAGGCCCTACAGGACTACATGAGGGACCTGGACACGGGACACTAAACCCTAGGCAGGAAAAATGTGTTCAAAGACTTTCCTGTGCTGCAAACTTAGACCAAGGTCTACTACTAATCGACATTACTAGTCGAACACTGTGACTAAACAAGATCACTGCACTACACTGTGATATTTTAGCACACATTATCAGCTGATAGGCTTATGCAAGTGCAAACACAGATGGATGCACACACTGCTTATTTTGTCACCCTCTGGGAGACGTTGCCTGATCTGTGGATAAAGATACCACTCTGAAGGCTGTTAAGCCACTGTTAGTGTATTGAACTAAAACTGAGGAGTGACTGGTTTTATACTACGGTTTTATAACTTATGCATTGTGTCTGTTGATGTGACCGTAATACCCCATTTCCCGACCCTTTTTTCAACGAGTGATTGATGAATGTGATTTGAGATGTTTTAGTCTGTAAATATAACTTTATTTGAAACATTCTAGGGGGGGGGTTGCTTTTGGTGAGAAGTATCTTCTTTTTtttatatgtttaaaaaaaatatataaatgaaatTTAGTTTCATTTAATTTTATTGAAGAAATGTCGTCCCATGCTCTATTATCATTACTTCCTGTCTAGCTGAGTGTCTGTTCAAGTGTTTTGGCCCATTGGATCAGAGATGGATTTTCACCAAGTGCTGCATGAGGATTTATTGCTTTGTTTTTGTGCCATTACTTTTCTAATAGGTATTTAGCCAAAATCTTTATTTTTTTTCTACTTTTACTAGACATATCTTCTCTATTAATAATCACTGCAGCAGCTTTGTCGCTCAGTAATGTGGTGTGAGTGAGTGCACTGTGTCCTCTCCCTCTGCAGTAGTTAGTTGGTTGGGTGGGCTGAAGGTTCTTCCCTAGGGCTTTACTTAAAGGGCTGCAGCTCCACTACAGCTGACCGAGTCACATTAATTAATAGCTAACCTACCAGGCCTGGACCCTTCCTCTCCGGGGTGAGCAACTGGGCCGCATGAACAGCTGCTTCCATCTGCACTACTGTAGGAGGATGAGAATAGTGGAGGGAGCTGAGAGGCTTTTTGTGCTGTTTTTAGATTTGACCTCAGCTGCTAATAAAATGTAAGATGCTTTCCACTTAACCAAAACACCATCTATCAGAATTAAAGCCAGGCACCAGAGGCTGAAATTAAATGTACCTATCAGTTTTGGGATCTGTTGGTATTTTGTTACATTAATATTAGTATTTCCAAAATGTAAAAAACTTAATGTATATTTTCTTTAGATTATCATACTACTGTCAACAGTTTTATGAATTATAACCACTTTAAAATGGACATGCATGAATACTTTCAAAGCTCACTATGTTGAATTACACATAATTTCAAAGTCCATTTCATAGAGAATTTACAAACTGGACCACATTTAGTAACTTATTTTGAATAAATTAGGATGTGTTTGGAAGTCATAATTCAGTGTACTTGTCTTTAACTGCCATTTCCCAAAAGTCAGACTTCCCACACGCAAACAAATTTTTATCAGCTTCAGAAGCATTTACTTTTACCCTCCAGGACCGGGGACAAGTCCGGTCCTGGAGTGTCTTAACAAAATGAAACAAATAGTTAGGCTGACTTCATCCAGTGTCCAGAACAATGCAGTTGTGTACAAATATGCACACATTTAATGAGATTGCCTCATTTGCGTATTTTAATAAACATTTTCTGAAATATTATTATACTTGTCTACATTCAATTGGGACACGTTTGCGATATGATTGAGAAAAAAATCCCTATCAGGGTTTCGTGCCAAATCACAACTTGACACATTCAATCTCTTTCAATGGGTCATAGTGATGAAGGCAAAATTGTGTGGTTGTGTAGCACTTGCTAAATACTTCATATTGTAACCAAAGATATGCTAACCCATAGTTGATCTGTGTCGTTTTCGAGCAAATTaagcatagtgggcagaacaggCATGGAGGTGGGCAAAACCAAGCACGAgttagcgagatcctattggcgcgttgTAGCATTATGATCATATTTCCGTTTTAAAAACTTTGGAAAAGCGTCATGTATATAAAACTTAGCTGTGTTCGTAACAGattttagttttgggaacagaacatTTGAGATCCGATGTTTCATCGATGACAAAATTAGCAGAATCTCGGCCCAGTTTCGTCCTCAACTACCCGCGACTggacttcctctcactaccatatttggtggtAAGAAAACGTTCTAAACAGATGTTTCAGTTTATAACCCCTGTCTCTGGGTTTCCCTTTATGTCTGTGCTAAAATTGCTTCTTcaatagaaatccccgatcaTGGCGAGGTGGGTTCGTTTAGCGCATGCGCAAAACATGTATTGCGGTCTTCATCTCGCGCCGAACTGCGCATGCGTAAACCAGAGGCTCTTTCGATAtatctagtttttttttttaacgaCAACCCCGAAATCGTTTTTAATTTAACAAATTAATGAGAGAAATGAAACATTCTtccttagttgttaattttctcgaaatcttaaggcacaacctagattcgagcAAATGTCTTTAGTAGTTGAACATATTACTACTCCAACCTCATGAAAGTGACAAATTGACACGTTAATTTTCGTCCAAAACAACTATCGAAGGCCTTTGATTTGACGGcgtgcacatgcgcagttcggcGCAAGACGATCGTTATACCCCATGACCTTCTTTCTGCCCATGagtttagctagccaacgttgCCATGGCGTGatcagggatttctattggaAAAGCAGTTTCTGCccatcttcatactgtactgtctttgctaCGGCTACTCCACGACGATTGACATATACATATTGATTAACGGACAACAAATCATTGTCGTTTATGGGTGGGGTTAACAATATAGCTAATGCAATTCTAGCCCCCCCATGTGGTGACGAAGTATTATTTCAAGCACCTGGTTAAATATTTGGTCGTGGTTTGGTGAATGGCGTTAGAAATTATAACTTCTCGGAGACTGGCATATCTGCATTATCGCACGTGCAAAAGGTAATGTAACTAGCTATTGGTTACGTTGGTGGTTAAACTGGTTTGAACGGTTAAAAAGGTGCATGAAGTTGCGGAGATCAACCAGTGTATTCTCCGTTCAATTATTGCTTCAATCCGAGATGAAACGTACCGTGGGCGTGGCTCCCTATTATCGTTTGGACTAGCTAACTAACATCGGCAGCAGCTAAATCAGGTGAGGCTGCACTCATTCACCACAAAATATCTGATGAGGATGACTAAAACCCCAGTGACCACAGCTCGAGCCCGAGGAGCAAGGGGGATATGAACCACAGTTGCGCAAACGCTTCGGAGGAGCCAGTGTGGTCGGCGAACGGGAAGACAGACTCCACAAAACATGCTGATTTCCCCTCACATTGCGAAACCGTACACGAAAATGTTCCACAACTGGTGGTCACGTGTGACTCGAGCCGAATTGAATTGGAGGCCATGAGGATTAGCGGGCTCTCCGTTGGATCTCATCCCGACGAGGAGTCGATTTGCTCGGACAGTGGGTTCGGGGGCTCCCCCGCGTCTCTTCTCCTCAGAAAACTGTCAAACGCCTCATCGTCTGTGTTGTCACCAGCCTCGTCTTTTGAAGAAAATGAGGACGACCGCGGCTGTCCTGATGAGGTCCCTCGGGTGAGTGTTGGTGGTCATGATAATGATTATAATGCTCTATCAGCTGCCATATGATTGGACCAATCGGCATGAGTCTATGTAACGTTCTGCTCAGGAAGATGCATGTGTCATTAGAATATATCATACCAAAACATCTTTGATTGTATAATTATAACTGGTTTTGGTTCAACAGTTCTGCTTAGTTTAGTCTGAACTGATGGAAATGAGGGCAAAGTGTGACTTCTGCAGTCCCAGTAAATTTCCATCTGTCATGATGTCTGTAAATCTTatgcttttttaaatttaaatttttaCTGCTGTGGAAGCACTAGTGCTGGGTGGATCTGTAAACATTGACACAGAAACTGTAAACACTTGTATCCTAGGTGCCcactctccctacccctctcctcatccctctataCACAAAGCCTGAGACTGTATAGGCTGAGCTGGGGATAGGATAGGTTTATCACAGAACAAGGAGCCacgggcctcccgagtggagcagcgttctgaggtgtcactacagacctgggttcgaccccaggctgtgtcgcagcctgCCGCGAccagagacccatgaggcggcgcacaattgacccagcatcgtctaggttagggtttggctggccgagatgtccttgtcccatctagcgactccttgtggtgggccgggcgcatgcatgctgactgtggtcgccagttgtacagtgtttcctccgacacattggtgcggctggcttccgggttaagcgagcagtgtcaagaagcagtgtagCGTTTTaggggatgcatggctctcggacctttgcctctcccgaaggctgtacaggagttgcagcgatgggacaaatCTGTAACTACCAATTTCTCACGAATTTCGTGATACCAAAAAGGGTTTTAAAAAAAGAGCAATGAGtcagatatttcactggatgtataaGTGTGAAGCATCCgattggcgtttccactcactactaAATAtagtgatgagaggaagcccagtggcggcagtgggagaagatggcgTGAGCTGGATTTTGGCTGACATTATTCTTTTTATCTCattgatgaaacatttgatctcagtTTTCTGTTCCCCAAGCTATAATCTGTTAAGAACAGTAAGTTTGTATATTTTACCCATTGCCCCAAAAATGTAAAATTGCTTTGTTTAGAAGAAGCGCAAGGGCGAATTGCGTTACTGTTCACTTCAGAGTAGGCGCCAATAGGCTCTTGCTAGCTCGCGCTCGGCTCTGCCTTCCaacttgcttgttctgcccactgacTAATTTGTTCCTATTGGTAATGACAGGCTGTGGTCTGTCTTGTTATAACACATCTTTGGTTTTGTCATGCTAGTAGGCCTTTTAGGGCATTAGAGTATTAGACTATATGGATAATATTAGAAACTGGACAAAGATGGGACAGGCATTATTTGAAATTGTATTTATATGGTAAACATGTAGTCTAGGCAACTAAGGTTTGAAGTACAATAAGGTTTGTTCAACTCAACTTGAGGTGTGGCCTCTCCTTGCCAGGGGGTTTTGTAATGTTTAGTTTCAGGTGTAGCTGCAGGCCACTGCATACATAGAGAACAGGTTGGGCAAGTATTTCCACAGATCCCCATCTGTACATAGGGGACACGTTTAGAGTATTGTCAAACTACAGAGACTTAGAGCAGAagaatagaaactcaataaaagaGACATGTTAGCACCTTTTTTATTTaaacaaatgtaataaaaaaatgaaaacctTGATGTAAACAATGCCAGAGTGCTGCTGACAATTCCCTATGAAGTGACCTGCTGTAAAGAAGCAAAAAATAACAGCAAATTTAACAGATGGCTTTTATTGATTAGTGTTTAGGATACTGTTAATCCAAGTCTGTTGTGGTGCCAACAGACTTGGATTCTCATGAAAACCATGAGAAATAAACAGCACAACGCGGAAGCGTCAATTATCACTTATCAACGGCCATGGAGGAAAAAGTGACGCTCTCAGAACATTCAGACAGAAAGAGCGTTGGCCGGTCTGTCCTGTTTGTCTATCTGTGAATGACTCTGCACATACTCACTGGGCTACTTTAACGTGTGTTGTGGTCCAGAATTTTCTCAAGTTCATCACAGCTTTCAACAAAACAAGTCCAGCAGCCTGTAAATGATTGAATGTGTGCAGATGTTACACAAGATCCCAGCCCAACCCCTCTTACATGTCTTGGCTCAGTCTGGTGGCCAATGGTTGTTTCCATAGAGACACTCGGCCATAGGTCAAAGTTGTGTGATGGAGTTTGAGGTTGTCGCTCTCATGACAGTGTCTCTCAGTAAAGTCACAGGGGAGCAGGACAGACAGGAGTGAATGTAAGCTGGAGGTGTTGTACTGTACACTAAGGAATGAGGTGTAATTGCACGATTGATTGCTCTCCCCATGCAGTGTGTCACATGGAAGAAACCCAGAAGCACAGGGACCTCGTCTCCCCTCTCAGTGCCCCCCAAGAAGCCACAGCCCTGGGTGCAAGTAGTTGGACATGCAGGTTGGTTCTTTCTGTCTGACTTTCTTTAATTGATCAACtttttttaaccattatttaactaggcaagtcagttaagaacaaattcttattttacaatgacggcctacccaggccaaaccctcccctaacccggatgacgctgggccagttgtgcgccgctctatgggactctggatcacggcaggttgtgatacagtccgggatcgaaccaggcTCTTTagagacgcctctagcactgagatgcagtgccttagattgctgcgccactcgggagctgaCTTCTGCCTTTCTGTGTAGTTAAGTTAGTCTTTCTTGCTGGCTTACTGCTAATAGGAGATGGCTGTGTAGTACCAATGTGTTATGAGAGTATAACATGCCTCCCTACCCCCCCCTTGCCCCCTCTTGTGGCTGGTGGTCCAGGGAGTTTCCATGCAGGGGACTATGGGATGCTGCTGAAGCGCTACACTGAGGGAGAGCAAAAGTGCCTGCAGAGGCTAATGGAGGACTCTCTGAGACCCTTTGTGCCAGGCTACCATGGAGTGGTGCAGCGTGCCGAGCAGGACTACAACATGATGGACGACCTGCTCACACACTTCAACTCCCCTGCCATCATGGATTGCAAGATGGGCACCCGGTGAGTGAGTGTGATTTAGAGACACTGGGGGCTGGAAATATTTGCCCAAAAAAACATAACTTATTTATGTAAGTTTTCAGAcc from Oncorhynchus kisutch isolate 150728-3 linkage group LG28, Okis_V2, whole genome shotgun sequence encodes:
- the LOC109873221 gene encoding coiled-coil domain-containing protein 61-like isoform X2; amino-acid sequence: MEAGSVVQEDITFRGVEFAVKIELKEGLLIVEISDAMTADQWRGGFDPAYIEDLSRKTGNFKQFPIFCSMLESAVSKTSESVTLDLLTYADLELLRNRKAGVVGRPRAQQQSPNLSAKRYLILIYTVEFDRIHYPLPLPYHGKPDPAALQKEIRALKTELNALANHVGHKPAEPEIRRLRAELTLVREEKEALAKALERLQLVGSASTPGGGARGLREVVRSLEDQLLRERAKSQHSASKRGQEQRLQLEQLEELRASERALRIRVKSLTNELALLRRGRVTSGVTPALSGCSSSRGDGEIRRSLSRERSLGRVVVRACSGSRERTEERGRRSEGQRADSSGPRSYVSRPSPSPTGSRTPRFDPTAYIQDRQRRLREAELKNQRKVRREMLASPVLERGLERGRSRSREAYPQLTRAGSGCRGRSLSIESRRSRQSSDNSLVELDELTIRGRKQTYNGPTMPRGRHLTRKPHCSTPTHRVRSDKEGSIDGADLSEIDARLQALQDYMRDLDTGH
- the LOC109873221 gene encoding coiled-coil domain-containing protein 61-like isoform X1, producing MEAGSVVQEDITFRGVEFAVKIELKEGLLIVEISDAMTADQWRGGFDPAYIEDLSRKTGNFKQFPIFCSMLESAVSKTSESVTLDLLTYADLELLRNRKAGVVGRPRAQQQSPNLSAKRYLILIYTVEFDRIHYPLPLPYHGKPDPAALQKEIRALKTELNALANHVGHKPAEPEIRRLRAELTLVREEKEALAKALERLQLVGSASTPGGGARGLREVVRSLEDQLLRERAKSQHSASKRGQEQRLQLEQLEELRASERALRIRVKSLTNELALLRRGLVNLSIRVTSGVTPALSGCSSSRGDGEIRRSLSRERSLGRVVVRACSGSRERTEERGRRSEGQRADSSGPRSYVSRPSPSPTGSRTPRFDPTAYIQDRQRRLREAELKNQRKVRREMLASPVLERGLERGRSRSREAYPQLTRAGSGCRGRSLSIESRRSRQSSDNSLVELDELTIRGRKQTYNGPTMPRGRHLTRKPHCSTPTHRVRSDKEGSIDGADLSEIDARLQALQDYMRDLDTGH
- the LOC109873221 gene encoding coiled-coil domain-containing protein 61-like isoform X3, which encodes MEAGSVVQEDITFRGVEFAVKIELKEGLLIVEISDAMTADQWRGGFDPAYIEDLSRKTGNFKQFPIFCSMLESAVSKTSESVTLDLLTYADLELLRNRKAGVVGRPRAQQQSPNLSAKRYLILIYTVEFDRIHYPLPLPYHGKPDPAALQKEIRALKTELNALANHVGHKPAEPEIRRLRAELTLVREEKEALAKALERLQLVGSASTPGGGARGLREVVRSLEDQLLRERAKSQHSASKRGQEQRLQLEQLEELRASERALRIRVKSLTNELALLRRGLVNLSIRVTSGVTPALSGCSSSRGDGEIRRSLSRERSLGRVVVRACSGSRERTEERGRRSEGQRADSSGPRSYVSRPSPSPTGSRTPRFDPTAYIQDRQRRLREAELKNQRKRKEADLQWSNHAQRKTFDQEAPL
- the LOC109872956 gene encoding inositol-trisphosphate 3-kinase C-like isoform X2 → MNHSCANASEEPVWSANGKTDSTKHADFPSHCETVHENVPQLVVTCDSSRIELEAMRISGLSVGSHPDEESICSDSGFGGSPASLLLRKLSNASSSVLSPASSFEENEDDRGCPDEVPRCVTWKKPRSTGTSSPLSVPPKKPQPWVQVVGHAGSFHAGDYGMLLKRYTEGEQKCLQRLMEDSLRPFVPGYHGVVQRAEQDYNMMDDLLTHFNSPAIMDCKMGTRTYLEEELAKARERPQPRQDMYEKMVDVDPEAPTTEERALQAVLKTRYMQWRETLSSTTTLGFRIEGLKKADGVCNTDFKRTKSREEVMQALQDFVGCNTLILKGYLRRMKDLRLVLETSIFFRTHEVVGSSLLFVHDSTGKTGVWMIDFGRTVSLPPPLTLDHRTPWIEGNREDGYLWGLDNLIDVLTDMLHLT
- the LOC109872956 gene encoding inositol-trisphosphate 3-kinase C-like isoform X1 encodes the protein MNHSCANASEEPVWSANGKTDSTKHADFPSHCETVHENVPQLVVTCDSSRIELEAMRISGLSVGSHPDEESICSDSGFGGSPASLLLRKLSNASSSVLSPASSFEENEDDRGCPDEVPRCVTWKKPRSTGTSSPLSVPPKKPQPWVQVVGHAGSFHAGDYGMLLKRYTEGEQKCLQRLMEDSLRPFVPGYHGVVQRAEQDYNMMDDLLTHFNSPAIMDCKMGTRTYLEEELAKARERPQPRQDMYEKMVDVDPEAPTTEERALQAVLKTRYMQWRETLSSTTTLGFRIEGLKKADGVCNTDFKRTKSREEVMQALQDFVGCNTLILDYRSLFLLFQKGYLRRMKDLRLVLETSIFFRTHEVVGSSLLFVHDSTGKTGVWMIDFGRTVSLPPPLTLDHRTPWIEGNREDGYLWGLDNLIDVLTDMLHLT